One candidate division WOR-3 bacterium genomic window, GAAAAAATTGCAGAGAACTATTTTATCCCTTGCAAGAGATGGTCTCTTAAGAAGTGTTCATGATGTTTCTGAAGGCGGCCTTTTGACTGCTTTATTTGAGAAGCTTCTATGGTCACGAAGAGGGGCCGTAGTTGAGGTTCCTGAAATGAGTGAATATTATCTCTTCGGTGAATGGCAATCCAGGTTTCTTGTTTCCTGCAGTCCAGCCCAGAGGAACCAGGTTGTGGAAAGGTTGAAAAATAGTGACATTCCATACAAAGAGATGGGGCTTGTTACTGGAGATCGGGAGTTAGTGGTCTCTGCTCCTCAGGGGAGTATAACCTGGAATTTAGAGGAACTGAAAGAGATTTATCTTTATTCGATCGATAATTTGATGGGCTGAAATGAGAGAATATTGCGGAATCGCCGGTGTAGTGAGTAAAAAAGGTAAGAATGTTGCAGACCTTTTGTATCTTGCACTCTTTTCTTTACAACATAGAGGGCAAGAGTCTGCAGGTATAGTGACTTACGGAAAAGACGGTTATAAATTCCACCGGGGTTTTGGACAGGTTAAAGAAGTTTTCACTTTAGAGATATTAAATAGATTAGAAGGTTATGCAGGAATTGGGCATACAAGATACTCCACTGTTGGAAGTTCGAACAATTTTAATAACATTCAACCTCTTTACGTGGTATCGAGAAATCGTTTTATCGCAGTGGCTCATAATGGTACTTTGACCAACTATAAAGAACTGAGAGCCGAACTGGAATCTCGTGGTTACGTTTTTCACTCCACAACGGACTCTGAGATTTTCCTTTACCTATTTTCAATGTACGATGGGTTGTCTATTGAGGAAAAATTCCTGAATATTTTTAGAAAAGTAAAGGGTGCTTATTCTTTGCTCTTCTTGATTGACGATACGATCTATTTTTTGAGGGATCCATGGGGATTTAGACCCTTAGTTTATGGAGAGAACGGTGATTACTTCATGGTGGCGTCTGAAACACCGGCCTTGAGACACGCTGGCATATTTGATTTTAGAGAATTAAAGCCTGGTGAACTGGGTGTTTTTAGGAATGGTAAGTTAGAGGTGAGACGGCTTGTTTCGTCAAGGAAGAAGGAACAATGTGTATTTGAATTAATTTACTTTTCCCGTCCCGACTCTGTT contains:
- the purF gene encoding amidophosphoribosyltransferase — translated: MREYCGIAGVVSKKGKNVADLLYLALFSLQHRGQESAGIVTYGKDGYKFHRGFGQVKEVFTLEILNRLEGYAGIGHTRYSTVGSSNNFNNIQPLYVVSRNRFIAVAHNGTLTNYKELRAELESRGYVFHSTTDSEIFLYLFSMYDGLSIEEKFLNIFRKVKGAYSLLFLIDDTIYFLRDPWGFRPLVYGENGDYFMVASETPALRHAGIFDFRELKPGELGVFRNGKLEVRRLVSSRKKEQCVFELIYFSRPDSVTFGKNVYKFRRECGRELALLETHEVDIVVPVPDSGLPASVGYASQIGKPLEFGLMRSHYTGRSFIEPYDRDKKVRMKLIPIQEVLRGKRVALIDDSLVRGTTSKEIVKLLRENGAREVHLRFASPPIVAPCFFGIDIPTKEELLASSHTLRELTEILEADSVMYLPMSRLKRVLNGEWSEFCFSCFTGQYNQDAVPDFILKEFSNYNPPILSEIEGY